TAGCGTCTTATAATTGGTGTTATGTACGGATAATAGGTATGCCCGACATGTGGAAAAAGATGATGTGCTACATGGTGGGTAAAGCCTCCATACAGAAAGTTTGCTAATTTGCTTTCTGTACTGAAATCTTTTGTTACCACCATTTGATGCACAGCCCAAGTATCGGAGAGATTTCCTTCTTCATCTGTATTTGGAAAATGGGCATCTTCGTCTACATGAGTCGAAACTAAAGCAACAACTCCTAGAGCACTGCCACACATATGCATAGAAAGCCACGCAAAAAATATTGTATACCAAGGCTGTTTAAGAAGCATCATCGGTATAAAAAGGATATAAATCAGATTAATGATTTTAGCGGCAAATAAGCGATAGATTTCTTGTCTTGGAATTTTATCTACCACTTTTTTCACATAGTTGTCTTTGGTGCCAAAAAAATCTTTGAAGTCTCTAATATAAATCCAGTTTAAACTGTAAAGTGGATAAATAAACCACATATAAATATGCTGATATTTATGGTAATCAAATAAAGGAGCATTCGGAAATATTCGAATTATATCGCTTTGTTTGATATCAATATCCCAATCAGGAATATTTGGATAGGCATGATGAAGACCAATATGACGACGCATCCAGAGCCAGTGGTTACTGCCAAATAATTCTAAAACATACAAAAACCACTCATTATGCTTTGGCTTCTTAAATAAAGCTCCATGTGCTGCATCATGAAAAGCATTAATAAATAAAACAATCATTGTAATACCAGAAAAAATGTAAAAAAGGAAGAGTAAATAGGTCTGGTTTCCAAAAATTAAGATACAGCTGTAGCATAAAAAGAAAACAGCTAAAAGTCCCAAAGACTTGACAACATTGAATCGATACAACGATGAGTTATTTAAGACCGTTTCATTCACTTCTAAACGCATCTTTTTAAAAAAATCATCGGTTCCGGGTTTGACATAAACCGGTCGTTTTAATTTTTCCATGTGGTTATTGGCTAGAAATTGTTCTATCAAATTTAGCAAAAAAAACTTAACCACTTACTTTACAACCACTTAAATACTAATTTTACTACATAAAAAAAACCACTCTTGAAGAGTGGTTTAAATCTTTTGGTTAAAATCTGTAAGTGTTAGATATTTTCGGAAAAACTATTTTTTACTATTCCTCAAATTTTTTCTCTGCCAGCCGCAGCCTAATATTATGAATTCGATCTTCGATTTCTTCTAAGTCATTCAGCATATGCTGTTTTTCATAAACTGCTCCTGTTTCATTAACCATATTTTGGCCATCTTCTGGCGCAAAAAGATCATTTAAATCTACATCGGGAAAGTTTTTACTTAAACTAAGAATAAATTCAGAGCCTATATTAGCCGTGCCATGTAAATATCTCCCAATCATTGCTGGGCTGAATCCTAAAATTTCCCCTACCTCTTTTTGCTTTAATCCTTTAGCTTTAAAGAATTTGCTTAATTTCTCGTTATACATCATTATTTAAAATCAAAAAAAAATATATTCTAACTATATTTTTTAACATTAAAAAGAATAAATAATATAATATTATTCCTACATTTACCCTTTTATGAAAACACCATTTAATAATTAGCAAATATATGTCAAAATTAATCAAAAATAGCAATATTAAAGAAGATAATTCTCACAATGAAAAAGCTTATGAATTTATTAACAAGCATTTACCTGTAACCTATGTCGAGCTCACTATTTCTTGTATTATCAAAAAAGGGCATCCTGCTCCGAGTAAAGCTTTAATTAGAAACGTCAGAAACAAAACTATTGTGCGAAATGATATTTTATTGGCGTTAGTAGAAGTAGCTTATGAAAATAAAGAAGCGATCGAGAGAATTAAACTTTTAACATCTTAATAAGAATTTACCAAAATCTTTTGAAGTAAAACCTAACTATATGACAGACCGAGATAAGAATAATAAGAAACAAAAACAGCAATTGATTACTAAAACAATAAGCAATAAGAATTTAACGCATATTGCATATTTATACGGCATGACTCTGGAAGAATATAAAGAAGGAGCTAAAATACATTCTAAATGTTTTGGTCAGCTTAAAACGGCAAGAACAGTGGCTCATTCTTAAATAAAATCTCTACACAAAAGTTCAATTTTATTGATTTTTATCTCTAAAAGTCTAAAGGCTGCCTATTACAATTTGCAAGGTATTCTTGTTTTACCAATAATTATACAGTCGCATTTTAAAAAATTCCCATGTTTTCTGGTTTAATGGTAAAGCCTAAACGGAGCATGCTTTTATGTTCCTGATAGTCAATCAAACTTTCTGTGTACCCCACAAACCACTGTAAAGTGAGATAATAATTTTCATTTTTATAAGGTTTCCAATTCACTTGTGTCTGTAATGAACCATAATTGAGTAAACCGCTTCCTTTTCTAAAAAGAACATCAGCACTCCATCTTCCTGGTTTTATTTGATAGGTTGCACTAGCTTCGCCGTAGCCCACATATTTTGTCAATCCGGGATTATCATCTTTATCCACAAAAGGAATCCATCCTCGTATTCCGACTGTCCATCTTGGCGAAATTTGCGATTTAAGTGAAAAAGCAAGCATGTTCCAAGTTCGAGAATAAATAGAATCTCTTCCATTTGATTCGTGTTCAAATGAAATTGTTCCATAAGTTAATCTTCCTCCTTTTAAATAAAACGGACGGACAATGGCAACTCCGGGATTAAAATTGATTTCAGAGAATGGTTTTGAACTGGCATAAATGTCCCAAAAAGCTTTTTGAGTGTACATTAAATAAGGAAAGAAACCACCAATCCAAGGTTTTCCTGTTAAACGCTGTTTGAAACTAATTTGATATTTGACATCAGCAGAATTTCTTGTAATTGGCTCGTTTAGTGGTACTCCTGTCAAGAAATAATTATCTCTATGAACAGAAAAACTATGTTCTTTTAAAAGTGAATCTGCCGCACGAAAATTTTTTTTCGCTTCTACAATCTGCGAATTGGCTTTAATTGAAAACAAAATGAAAAAAGGCAATAAATATTTTAAGTACATTTTTATAATTTAAGTTTGAGCTTAATTATAAGCTTTCAGACTAATGTACATATTTAAAGCGAATGTAAATTTTCTAAATTACCAATCAATTTTTATATAATTCCTATATTCTTTTTCTGGCGAATTTCTTTTTCCAATATAAAAGATAAACAATTCCCATTACAAAGAAGAAAATATCAATTTTAAATATTTGAGGTATTCGTTCGATAATATCACTGTAATAACTTCCTCCCAGTAAAGCACCGCAACCTATTCCAATTTCCATGGAAATATACATTGTCGCAATTGCTTTACCTCGATGCTGCGGATTGCTTAAATCAATCGTCCATGCATTTATTGCCGGTGATAAAACCCCTGTTCCCATTCCGTAAAGTGCAGCACCAATAAGAAGCATATTAATAGTTGTTCCTTCGCTAATTACAAATAATGCAATTGAGGTTACAATTAATCCAGCGAGAATTACATTGGTTCTTCCGTGTCTATCAGAAACTTTTCCTGCTCCAAACCTCATCATAACTGATGCAACGGTAAAAGCAGTAAAAAATATTCCTTTATTCTGTGCACCCAAATGCTCACTCCAGTCTGGAATTAACGTTAATATTAATCCAAAAGCGGTATAAGAAAAAAACATTATAATTCCTGCTGGAAGTGCACCTCGATCAATGATATCTTTTCGGCCAATATAAAACATCGATTTATGCAGTTTTTCTTTTGTTTCTAAAGTCTCTTTCATGTTCGCTACAATAACTATAGACAGAAAAGCGAGAAAAGAAGAACTGTAAAACATAA
This portion of the Flavobacterium panacagri genome encodes:
- a CDS encoding phospholipase A — translated: MYLKYLLPFFILFSIKANSQIVEAKKNFRAADSLLKEHSFSVHRDNYFLTGVPLNEPITRNSADVKYQISFKQRLTGKPWIGGFFPYLMYTQKAFWDIYASSKPFSEINFNPGVAIVRPFYLKGGRLTYGTISFEHESNGRDSIYSRTWNMLAFSLKSQISPRWTVGIRGWIPFVDKDDNPGLTKYVGYGEASATYQIKPGRWSADVLFRKGSGLLNYGSLQTQVNWKPYKNENYYLTLQWFVGYTESLIDYQEHKSMLRLGFTIKPENMGIF
- a CDS encoding MFS transporter, with the protein product MLQQPKSIYTLQFILLCLSSLLFSSSFNMIIPELPNYLTSLGGAEYKGLIISLFTLTAGISRPFSGKLTDKWGRVPVMAVGSVVCLICGFLYPVLSSVSGFLFLRLVHGFSTGFKPTATSAYVADIIPQQRWGEALGMHGLCFSIGGALGPALGGWVVNAYGIDVMFYSSSFLAFLSIVIVANMKETLETKEKLHKSMFYIGRKDIIDRGALPAGIIMFFSYTAFGLILTLIPDWSEHLGAQNKGIFFTAFTVASVMMRFGAGKVSDRHGRTNVILAGLIVTSIALFVISEGTTINMLLIGAALYGMGTGVLSPAINAWTIDLSNPQHRGKAIATMYISMEIGIGCGALLGGSYYSDIIERIPQIFKIDIFFFVMGIVYLLYWKKKFARKRI
- a CDS encoding helix-turn-helix domain-containing protein; this translates as MMYNEKLSKFFKAKGLKQKEVGEILGFSPAMIGRYLHGTANIGSEFILSLSKNFPDVDLNDLFAPEDGQNMVNETGAVYEKQHMLNDLEEIEDRIHNIRLRLAEKKFEE
- a CDS encoding fatty acid desaturase family protein yields the protein MEKLKRPVYVKPGTDDFFKKMRLEVNETVLNNSSLYRFNVVKSLGLLAVFFLCYSCILIFGNQTYLLFLFYIFSGITMIVLFINAFHDAAHGALFKKPKHNEWFLYVLELFGSNHWLWMRRHIGLHHAYPNIPDWDIDIKQSDIIRIFPNAPLFDYHKYQHIYMWFIYPLYSLNWIYIRDFKDFFGTKDNYVKKVVDKIPRQEIYRLFAAKIINLIYILFIPMMLLKQPWYTIFFAWLSMHMCGSALGVVALVSTHVDEDAHFPNTDEEGNLSDTWAVHQMVVTKDFSTESKLANFLYGGFTHHVAHHLFPHVGHTYYPYITPIIRRYAEEYNLPYTSYPFYHAVRSHFRMLKNKGTKENILMTGEI